A region of Lagenorhynchus albirostris chromosome 20, mLagAlb1.1, whole genome shotgun sequence DNA encodes the following proteins:
- the RNF157 gene encoding E3 ubiquitin ligase RNF157 isoform X1 produces MGALTSRQHAGVEEVDIPSNSVYRYPPKSGSYFASHFIMGGEKFDSTHPEGYLFGENSDLNFLGNRPVAFPYAAPPPQEPVKTLRSLINIRKDTLRLVKCAEEVKTPGEEAGRAKVHYNVEFTFDTDARVAITIYYQATEEFQNGIASYIPKDNSLQSETVHYKRGVCQQFCLPSHTVDPSEWAEEELGFDLDREVYPLVVHAVVDEGDEYFGHCHVLLGTFEKHTDGTFCVKPLKQKQVVDGVSYLLQEIYGIENKYNTQECKVAEDEVSDNSAECVVCLSDVRDTLILPCRHLCLCNTCADTLRYQANNCPICRLPFRALLQIRAMRKKLGPLSPTSFNPILSSQTSDSEEHSSSENIPPGYEVVSLLEALNGPLTASPAVPPLHVLGDRHLSGMLPSYGSDGHLPPVRTLSPLDRLSDCSSPGLKLRNSLSKSISQNSSVLHEEEDERSCSESETPLSQRPSAQHLREECGITPESENLTLSSSGAIDQSSCTGTPLSSTISSPEDPASSSLAQSVMSMVSSQISTDTVSSMSGSYVAPGTEEDGEALPCPRASSRTPSEEGEVTPAASPDCNFAGLAAAAEEQDAEGNDVLEEEDGSPTQEDGQRTFAFLGMECDNNNDFDIASVKALDNKLCSEVCLPGAWQADDNVVSRRNTQRRRLSSASLEDPENRLCVWGPLAI; encoded by the exons TTTCCTTacgctgcccctcctccccaagaACCAGTGAAGACTCTGAGAAGCCTGATCAACATCCGAAAGGATACACTAAGACTCGTCAA ATGTGCCGAGGAAGTGAAGACCCCGGGGGAAGAGGCCGGCAGAGCGAAAGTCCACTACAACGTGGAGTTCACGTTTGACACAGATGCTCGGGTGGCCATCACCATCTATTATCAGGCCACCGAAGAGTTCCAGAATGGGATTGCCAG CTACATCCCCAAAGACAACAGCCTGCAGTCAGAGACGGTGCACTACAAGCGTGGAGTGTGCCAACAGTTCTGCCTGCCCTCCCACACCGTGGACCCCTCCGAGTGGGCTGAAGAGGAG ctTGGCTTTGACCTGGACAGAGAGGTTTACCCGTTAGTGGTCCATGCTGTGGTGGATGAAGGAGATG AGTATTTTGGCCATTGCCACGTCCTGCTGGGCACTTTTGAAAAG CACACAGACGGGACTTTCTGTGTCAAGCCCCTCAAACAGAAACAAGTA GTGGATGGGGTCAGCTACCTCCTTCAGGAGATCTATGGAATTGAAAACAAGTACAACACGCAAGAGTGTAAG GTGGCTGAGGATGAAGTGAGTGATAACAGTGCCGAGTGTGTGGTGTGTCTCTCAGACGTGCGGGACACCTTGATTCTGCCCTGTCGTCACCTCTGCCTGTGTAACACCTGCGCCGACACCCTGCGCTACCAGGCCAACAACTGCCCCATCTGCCGACTGC CCTTCCGGGCACTGCTTCAGATCAGAGCCATGAGGAAGAAACTGGGCCCTCTGTCCCCAACCagctttaaccccatcctctcATCCCAGACATCCGACTCAGAAGAGCATTCA TCCTCAGAGAACATTCCACCGGgttatgaagtggtatctcttCTGGAGGCCCTCAATGGGCCCCTTACCGCATCCCCGGCAGTCCCCCCACTCCACGTGCTTGGAGACAGACACCTCTCGGGAATGCTGCCTTCCTATGGCAGTGATGGCCACCTACCTCCTGTCCGGACGCTCTCCCCCCTTGACCGCCTGTCCGACTGCAGCAGCCCAGGACTCAAGCTCAGAAACAGTCTCTCCAA GTCCATCTCCCAGAATTCTTCTGTGCTGCACGAAGAGGAAGATGAGCGTTCATGCAGCGAATCCGAGACGCCCCTGTCGCAGAGACCGTCAGCCCAGCATCTCAGAGAG GAATGTGGCATCACCCCAGAAAGTGAGAACCTGACCTTGTCATCGTCAGGAGCTATTGACCAGTCGTCCTGCACGGGGACACCTCTCTCCTCCACAATTTCCTCCCCAGAAG ACCCTGCCAGCAGCAGTCTGGCCCAGTCGGTCATGTCCATGGTGTCCTCCCAGATCAGCACCGACACCGTCTCCTCCATGTCCGGCTCCTACGTCGCCCCCGGCACGGAAGAGGACGGGGAGGCTCTCCCCTGCCCCCGGGCCTCCAGCAGGACCCCCTCAGAGGAAGGAGAG GTGACACCAGCGGCGTCTCCAGACTGCAACTTCGCGGggctcgccgccgccgccgaagAGCAGGATGCAGAG GGAAATGATGTTCTAGAAGAAGAGGACGGATCACCCACACAAGAAGATG GCCAGAGGACATTCGCATTTCTAGGTATGGAGTGTGACAATAACAATGACTTTGACATCGCCAGCGTGAAAGCACTGGACAATAAGCTGTGCTCTGAGGTCTGCTTACCCG gTGCCTGGCAGGCTGATGACAACGTGGTCAGTCGTCGGAACACGCAGCGCCGACGCctgtcttctgccagcctggAGGACCCTGAGAACAGGCTCTGCGTGTGGGGTCCTTTGGCCATCTGA